A part of Halobacillus shinanisalinarum genomic DNA contains:
- a CDS encoding class I SAM-dependent methyltransferase, whose amino-acid sequence MGKWFPRIYDMAMTPLEQAKFKKVRKILVSEATGRVLEIGSGTGANFPYYKNATRVDAIEPNPLMRKQSFKRIKRSRATIKTYLVKAEKLPFEENTFDSVVATLVFCTIPDPVQALKEIQRVSKPGASLFLLEHVRMNHLLLGRMQDVLTPLWQRACDGCHLNRDTLGLLKRMNVSISRVDSIYRGFFLSIKCSNNSKGINDYSPENECK is encoded by the coding sequence ATGGGAAAATGGTTTCCGCGGATTTATGATATGGCAATGACCCCTTTGGAACAAGCCAAGTTCAAAAAGGTTAGAAAAATACTGGTAAGCGAAGCAACGGGGAGAGTACTAGAAATCGGATCAGGTACAGGTGCGAATTTTCCTTACTATAAGAATGCAACACGGGTAGATGCAATCGAACCCAACCCTTTGATGAGGAAACAATCATTTAAACGTATAAAACGATCCCGAGCGACAATTAAAACCTATTTAGTCAAGGCGGAAAAACTTCCATTTGAAGAAAATACATTTGACTCAGTAGTAGCAACGCTTGTATTTTGTACGATTCCAGATCCGGTACAAGCTCTCAAAGAAATCCAAAGAGTAAGTAAACCAGGAGCTAGCTTATTCCTTCTTGAACATGTAAGGATGAACCATCTACTGCTTGGAAGAATGCAAGATGTATTAACCCCTTTATGGCAGAGAGCGTGTGATGGATGTCACTTAAATCGAGATACTTTAGGATTATTAAAACGTATGAATGTATCGATTTCAAGAGTCGATTCTATCTATAGAGGTTTTTTTTTATCTATAAAATGTTCAAACAACTCAAAAGGAATCAATGACTATTCACCTGAAAACGAATGTAAATAA
- a CDS encoding response regulator: protein MATRLVLIEDHKLFREGVKRILDFESSFEVIAEGDDGTAAFDLIEKNNPDIVLMDISMPDMNGIEATAKIKDRYPDLKMIILSIHDDENYVTHALKSGAHGYLLKEMDSDALIEAIKVVANGGSYLHPKVTHSLMAEYHRLLESPGENSYQTVQYRKPLHLLTRRECEVLQLLADGSSNRGLAESLYISEKTFKNHVSNILHKMKVNDRTQAVVTAIRSNLIEKKLGNGGPISIAFYDKLIISFITL from the coding sequence ATGGCGACCAGACTTGTATTAATTGAGGATCATAAACTATTTCGTGAAGGTGTGAAACGAATATTGGATTTTGAATCCAGCTTTGAAGTCATTGCAGAAGGCGATGATGGAACTGCAGCTTTCGACCTTATCGAAAAAAATAACCCTGATATTGTATTGATGGATATTAGCATGCCTGACATGAACGGCATAGAAGCAACAGCGAAGATTAAAGATCGTTATCCAGACCTGAAAATGATCATTCTTTCCATTCATGATGATGAAAACTACGTAACCCACGCTCTTAAATCAGGGGCTCACGGGTACTTGTTAAAAGAAATGGATTCTGATGCTTTAATAGAAGCGATTAAAGTAGTCGCTAATGGCGGATCTTACTTACATCCAAAAGTGACGCATAGTTTAATGGCGGAATATCACCGGTTATTAGAAAGCCCGGGAGAGAACTCATACCAAACGGTACAGTATCGTAAGCCCCTTCATCTGCTTACACGCCGTGAGTGTGAAGTGTTGCAGCTGTTGGCGGACGGAAGTAGTAACCGCGGTCTTGCTGAGTCGCTTTATATTAGTGAAAAAACGTTTAAAAACCATGTGAGCAATATTTTACACAAGATGAAAGTTAACGACCGTACCCAAGCTGTTGTTACAGCGATTAGAAGTAATCTGATAGAAAAGAAATTAGGCAATGGAGGGCCTATCTCCATTGCTTTTTATGATAAACTTATCATTTCATTCATAACCCTTTAA
- a CDS encoding HU family DNA-binding protein, with protein sequence MNKTELVNKVAGDSELSKENAGKAVDATLESITEALASEDSVQLIGFGNFESRERAARKGRNPQTGEEIEIAASKVPAFKPGKSLKEAVK encoded by the coding sequence ATGAATAAAACAGAATTAGTTAATAAAGTTGCTGGGGATTCTGAGCTATCTAAGGAGAATGCAGGAAAAGCCGTTGATGCCACTTTGGAATCCATTACAGAAGCACTTGCAAGCGAAGATAGTGTTCAATTAATTGGATTTGGTAACTTTGAATCAAGAGAGAGGGCAGCACGTAAAGGTCGTAATCCGCAAACAGGTGAGGAAATAGAAATAGCAGCAAGTAAAGTACCTGCATTCAAGCCGGGGAAAAGCCTTAAAGAAGCAGTAAAATAA
- a CDS encoding LacI family DNA-binding transcriptional regulator yields MTKMSDVARLANVSTATVSRVLRNPEAVTEPTKHKVLEAIEELNYQPNMLARHFRRTETNTILVVVPNIINTVFAEIVGGIEDEASKKGYRVLLRNSNNQIDSEYGSIEHMKQRQVDGMIMLSPKLDEETLLDISNQYPIVLATAHLDGVKIPVVSIDNINSSKKATEHLISLGHKRIAHLTGPLYSLISKNRCKGYRRAMIENGLEIYSNLILEGDFTYESGYKQMKKLLDLENPPTAVFAASDDMAMGVVNAAKHHGLNVPGDLAVVGFDNIKFSSIFDPPLTTIAQPMFGMGKRAMELLIRKFKGESLSQTEHVLPDKLIIRESCGTKQKESTVV; encoded by the coding sequence ATGACAAAAATGAGTGATGTAGCAAGATTAGCGAATGTATCGACAGCAACTGTTTCAAGGGTTCTACGAAATCCTGAAGCGGTAACCGAACCAACGAAACATAAGGTATTAGAGGCCATCGAGGAATTGAACTACCAGCCGAATATGCTGGCTCGTCACTTTCGAAGAACTGAAACGAATACGATTCTGGTAGTGGTACCGAACATCATTAATACAGTATTCGCTGAGATTGTCGGTGGTATTGAAGATGAAGCTTCAAAAAAAGGCTATAGAGTGTTGCTGCGGAATTCAAATAATCAGATTGATAGTGAATATGGCTCAATTGAACACATGAAACAACGACAAGTCGATGGCATGATTATGCTTTCTCCAAAGCTAGATGAAGAAACTTTATTGGATATTAGTAATCAATATCCGATAGTATTAGCTACTGCTCATCTTGATGGTGTAAAGATACCGGTTGTATCAATAGACAATATTAATAGTAGTAAAAAGGCAACTGAACATTTAATTAGTTTAGGGCATAAAAGAATTGCTCATTTGACCGGGCCTTTGTACTCGTTGATTTCAAAAAATAGGTGTAAGGGTTACCGCCGGGCTATGATAGAAAATGGGTTAGAAATATATAGCAATCTTATACTAGAAGGAGATTTTACATATGAGTCCGGCTACAAACAAATGAAGAAACTGCTTGATCTAGAAAACCCTCCAACTGCAGTTTTTGCTGCTAGTGATGATATGGCCATGGGTGTAGTCAATGCCGCAAAACATCATGGATTGAACGTTCCAGGGGATTTAGCAGTCGTGGGTTTTGATAATATAAAATTTTCTTCCATTTTTGATCCGCCATTAACCACCATTGCACAACCCATGTTTGGAATGGGAAAAAGAGCTATGGAGTTACTAATTAGAAAATTCAAAGGCGAGTCACTGTCTCAGACGGAGCATGTCCTGCCAGATAAATTGATTATTCGTGAATCTTGTGGGACTAAACAGAAAGAAAGTACTGTAGTATAG
- a CDS encoding sugar phosphate isomerase/epimerase family protein — MLNIPVGLQMFTLRNESEKDFIGTLERVADIGFQGVEFAGYGGMEAKDLRRTIDQLGLKAASSHIPITSIESEIGEVIQAQQILGSKHIVCPHLPVERRSDEDYHKLVKILNEAGRKCQEEGITLSYHNHDFELRQMNDGKTPLEFLLTETNHEWVKAEFDIYWLTKAGESPVKWLSKYEERTPLVHLKDMTTDGERFFAELGTGGVDIESVLNRAESNNVEWWIVEQDQSRRSPFESISKSLRYLREQNVTSI; from the coding sequence TTGTTGAATATTCCGGTAGGTCTACAAATGTTTACTTTACGCAATGAGAGTGAGAAAGATTTTATTGGTACTTTAGAGCGAGTTGCTGATATCGGATTTCAAGGTGTAGAATTTGCCGGTTATGGTGGCATGGAAGCAAAGGATCTCCGTAGGACTATTGATCAATTAGGACTGAAAGCAGCTTCAAGTCATATTCCGATTACTTCTATAGAATCTGAAATAGGAGAGGTTATTCAAGCGCAACAGATACTAGGAAGCAAACACATTGTGTGTCCGCATTTACCAGTTGAAAGAAGAAGTGACGAAGATTATCACAAGCTGGTTAAGATCTTAAATGAAGCTGGACGTAAATGTCAGGAAGAAGGAATTACATTATCTTATCACAACCACGATTTTGAGTTGAGGCAGATGAATGATGGAAAAACCCCTTTAGAGTTTTTACTAACTGAAACGAACCATGAATGGGTGAAAGCTGAATTTGATATTTATTGGCTAACCAAGGCTGGGGAATCACCTGTGAAATGGTTAAGTAAATATGAAGAACGAACACCTCTTGTTCATCTGAAGGATATGACGACAGATGGAGAACGATTCTTTGCTGAATTAGGTACAGGTGGAGTGGACATTGAGAGCGTTTTAAATAGAGCTGAATCCAATAATGTTGAATGGTGGATTGTTGAGCAGGATCAATCTAGGCGCTCGCCATTTGAAAGTATATCTAAAAGCCTTCGTTACTTAAGGGAACAAAATGTTACTTCGATCTAA
- a CDS encoding ABC transporter substrate-binding protein: protein MKKILGMIMICSVLILSACGGTSSSSGGEEGKKVIEFWHIDPGEKEKVYKEAVAKFEEKHPDVKVKMLRIPNDAYKQKLSVSMSGGNAPDVFHSWGGGWLNKFVKQDKVLDITSSIDKSHFNELALDNAIFNNKVYGLPLGLSIDVVFYNKEIFDKYGLEEPKTYQEWLNIINTLNENDVIPIALANKTKWPGAYYLMNFASRIAGPELFDSAFHRKGKGFDDEAYVQAGQYIQEMVEKDAFNEGFNGVPYDAGRGRQLLYSGQAAMMDMTISFLNNVRTEAPEFEKKLDFFVFPTIEGGKGNRSQLGAATGPVWSVSKNSKHPELATELIKELTSEETARNYTDRTGSLTAVKGVVPSDDFTKQFYDVVQKATHLQMPYDQTLPSELAELHKDTTQAIFGLGMTPKEAAEKMEKKAKEVLE from the coding sequence TTGAAAAAAATACTAGGTATGATTATGATTTGCTCTGTTCTCATTTTATCTGCATGTGGAGGGACTTCTTCTAGTTCAGGAGGAGAGGAGGGAAAAAAAGTAATTGAGTTTTGGCATATTGATCCAGGTGAAAAAGAAAAAGTTTATAAAGAAGCCGTAGCTAAATTTGAAGAAAAGCATCCAGATGTAAAAGTGAAAATGCTGCGAATTCCGAATGATGCCTATAAACAAAAGCTTTCTGTATCCATGTCCGGCGGTAATGCACCTGATGTATTCCATAGTTGGGGTGGCGGATGGCTAAATAAATTTGTTAAACAGGACAAAGTGTTAGACATTACCAGTAGTATAGACAAATCCCACTTTAATGAACTGGCTTTGGACAATGCTATCTTCAATAATAAAGTGTACGGACTTCCCCTTGGTCTTTCAATTGATGTGGTCTTTTATAATAAAGAAATATTTGATAAATACGGTCTGGAAGAACCGAAGACTTATCAAGAGTGGTTGAACATTATCAATACATTAAATGAAAACGATGTTATTCCTATTGCATTAGCGAATAAAACAAAATGGCCTGGAGCTTACTACCTGATGAATTTTGCAAGTCGTATTGCAGGACCGGAACTTTTTGATAGCGCCTTCCACCGTAAAGGTAAAGGATTTGACGATGAGGCGTATGTACAAGCAGGTCAGTACATACAAGAAATGGTTGAAAAAGATGCCTTTAATGAAGGGTTCAATGGTGTTCCTTATGATGCAGGAAGAGGCAGACAACTATTATACTCCGGCCAAGCTGCCATGATGGATATGACCATTTCTTTCTTAAATAACGTTCGGACAGAAGCTCCTGAATTTGAGAAGAAATTAGACTTTTTTGTATTCCCGACTATTGAAGGCGGAAAAGGAAATCGCTCACAGCTTGGTGCTGCAACAGGCCCTGTGTGGTCAGTATCTAAAAATTCAAAACACCCAGAGTTGGCGACAGAGTTAATTAAAGAACTGACAAGTGAAGAAACTGCAAGGAATTACACAGATCGTACAGGGTCTTTAACAGCCGTAAAAGGTGTAGTGCCTTCTGATGACTTTACAAAGCAGTTTTATGATGTGGTACAGAAGGCGACTCATTTGCAAATGCCTTATGATCAGACGCTCCCATCCGAACTAGCGGAACTTCACAAAGATACGACGCAAGCAATTTTCGGTTTGGGTATGACGCCGAAAGAAGCAGCTGAGAAAATGGAGAAAAAAGCAAAAGAGGTCTTAGAATAG
- a CDS encoding carbohydrate ABC transporter permease, translating into METHANKIVARSRTVAKSAPKISNSKFKSILTILLFIAPAFIVYAVYVLYPIFSTFNYSLYQWDGMGEKTFIGLQNYVQLFNDSIFWTSLTNNTWVVLASIFVQIPLGLIMALMLFAPIRGIRLMNSVYFFPFLMSTIAIGLLWVLMYDPINGVINQLVTLLGFENVTWLSDSNTAMFAVLLVVVWQFSPFYMILFKAAIVGVPEELYEAAKIDGANSLTKFIHITLPMLMPTIVSSSILAIVGSLKAFDIFYIMTGGGPNHGTELMGTYMFKQAFVNFNMGYASAIAFLMFLIALVVTIIIQLMDYYRKRKGAFS; encoded by the coding sequence GTGGAAACACATGCAAACAAAATTGTTGCACGGTCTCGAACTGTTGCCAAATCAGCCCCAAAAATCAGCAACAGTAAATTTAAAAGTATTCTTACCATTTTGCTTTTTATTGCTCCAGCATTTATTGTTTATGCCGTTTATGTTCTATATCCAATATTCTCGACATTCAATTACAGTTTATACCAGTGGGACGGCATGGGTGAAAAAACCTTTATCGGGTTGCAGAACTATGTTCAGCTATTTAACGACTCGATTTTTTGGACTTCATTAACCAATAATACATGGGTGGTGCTGGCCTCAATATTTGTTCAAATCCCATTAGGACTAATTATGGCGCTTATGTTGTTTGCACCTATTAGAGGAATTCGCCTTATGAATAGTGTTTATTTCTTTCCTTTCCTTATGTCTACCATAGCAATCGGGTTATTATGGGTGCTTATGTATGATCCAATTAATGGAGTAATTAATCAGCTTGTAACCCTGTTGGGATTTGAAAATGTTACCTGGTTAAGTGATTCTAACACGGCGATGTTTGCGGTGCTACTTGTCGTTGTGTGGCAATTTTCTCCCTTTTACATGATACTTTTTAAAGCGGCTATAGTTGGAGTTCCAGAAGAATTATATGAAGCCGCAAAAATAGATGGGGCCAATAGCTTAACAAAATTTATTCACATTACTTTGCCAATGTTAATGCCAACAATCGTAAGTTCTTCAATTCTTGCAATTGTTGGTTCTTTAAAAGCCTTTGATATTTTTTACATCATGACCGGCGGAGGACCCAACCATGGTACTGAATTGATGGGAACCTATATGTTCAAGCAAGCATTTGTTAACTTTAATATGGGATATGCCAGTGCTATCGCTTTCCTTATGTTTTTAATTGCTTTAGTGGTCACCATTATTATCCAGTTAATGGATTATTACCGTAAGAGGAAAGGGGCATTTTCATGA